Proteins from a genomic interval of Plasmodium berghei ANKA genome assembly, chromosome: 6:
- a CDS encoding DNA-directed RNA polymerase III subunit RPC2, putative encodes MKEIIKIKGKKHMGNEVKNEKKNSENNFSNSKEEGSNVNIIKIKDEHKEEKKEDEYFKDEIRQNFDSTCNDSKYIKNFTIQTGYKKGDNTMNELIDELNTNKNIKKQENIILDDEINNNNYEQAINIRGEINSYGKSGNVNIQNQFSKDEKKKNDKIDVLLKTSENYTNMHNKNIGGDKNYNSLTSEKKKKINISAKFGEKINFEEFSKNPNYNCNPDLLTKEKDLIDLVVKDSKHNKSIYENSKSINTLNEKWKLLPAYLKVKGLVKQHIESYNYFIKREIKTIMNATTNKIIKSDIDEHFYLEFLDISVGRPSIEENMIESNLTPQICRQRDLTYSAPIYVDVEYIKGNSIVTKNNVEIGRLPVMLRSDICVLNNKNENELMQLGECPYDPGGYFIVKGTERVLLMQEQLSKNRIIVEMDIKHNICATITSTTAESKSRCAIVYKNNKLYLKHNSFTEDIGVCIILRAMGYESDQEIFQMIGSHKMYLNGILLSLYDLYTENIKTNLDALLYIGKKIRPRLLAKGFFSSMKEKQVKNEKDIIEEGLDFLSRVLLSHIQQKSKYDFRNKARCICLMIRRVLDSANNKNELDDKDYYGNKRLELAGQLISLLFEDLYKRFYFTLKKQIDQTLSKYMQSSYNSKLKNNSSIGGNNNFSDNSYPDVFRNLPKDIITRGMQTAISTGNWNIKRFKMEKSGVSQVLSRLSFIACIGMMTRLNSQFEKGRKVSGPRALQPSQWGVLCPCDTPEGESCGLVKNLALMTHVTNDNENNENLIEILYTLGVEDSDSLTGEEMYKEGVFFVVLNGILLGVHRKPLKFMKRIRCLRRYGKIGEFVSIYDNFLHNAIYISTDGGRLCRPLIIVENGKSKLLNSHIKALESGEINFFDLLKSSVIEWIDVNEQNNLLIALNEKDINLNTTHLEIDPLTILGVVAGLIPYPNHNQSPRNTYQCAMGKQAIGSIGYNQFIRCDTLLYLLIYPQKPLVKSKTIEFINFEKLPAGQNAIVSVMSFCGYDIEDAIVMNKSSIDRGFGRCMSLRKHFIELKKYFNGSNDIVLPSPLSISKQQQMQKKYGKESNDNLANAKEDPKKTINSELKKYHSLDADGVVSIGYLLKEGQVYVNKYSPINVKDHVKDISKLDLNDFKLSEVKYKSVYPSYVDKIIFTENGEGLKIYKIIMRQSRLPELGDKFSSRHGQKGVVGLLVNQEDMPFTESGICPDLIMNPHGFPSRMTVGKLLELVSSKSAVLDGEYKYGSIFSGTPFEEAAEVLFRYGFNWSCKELLYSGLTGEPLETYIFMGPIYYQKLKHMVQDKIHARSRGPRQLLTRQPTEGRSKEGGLRLGEMERDCLIAYGVSNLLLERLMLSSDVCDTYICEDCGMMGYDLCCTFCKKYDKNVVVKMPYACKLLFQELQTMNVFPKIIVKET; translated from the coding sequence ATgaaggaaataataaaaataaaagggAAAAAACATATGGGAAATGAAgtaaaaaacgaaaaaaaaaatagtgaaaataatttttcaaattcaAAAGAGGAAGGGTCGAATGTGaacataattaaaataaaggaTGAAcataaagaagaaaaaaaagaagatgaatattttaaggATGAAATAAGACAAAATTTTGATAGTACATGTAATGatagtaaatatataaaaaacttTACAATACAAACTGGTTATAAAAAGGGAGATAATACAATGAATGAATTGATAGATGAgttaaatacaaataaaaatataaaaaaacaagaaaatataattcttgatgatgaaataaacaataataattatgagCAAGCTATCAATATAAGAGGGGAAATTAATTCATATGGAAAAAGTGGTAATGTAAATATCCAAAATCAATTTTCtaaagatgaaaaaaaaaaaaatgataaaattgatGTACTATTAAAAACCAGTGAAAATTATActaatatgcataataaaaatataggaggtgataaaaattacaaTAGTTTAACTagcgaaaaaaaaaaaaaaattaatattagtGCCAAATTTggggaaaaaataaattttgaagaattttcaaaaaatccAAATTATAACTGTAATCCAGATTTGTTgacaaaagaaaaagatcTAATAGATCTTGTTGTAAAAGATTctaaacataataaaagtatttatgaaaattctAAAAGCATAAATacattaaatgaaaaatggaaattaCTACCAGCATATTTAAAAGTGAAAGGTTTGGTAAAGCAGCATATTGaatcatataattattttataaaaagagaaataaaaacaataatgaATGCAACgacaaataaaattataaaatcaGATATTGATGAGCATTTCTATTTGGAATTTTTAGATATATCTGTTGGAAGACCATCtatagaagaaaatatgataGAATCAAATTTAACTCCTCAGATATGTAGACAAAGAGATTTAACATATTCTGCTCCGATATATGTAGATGTAGAATATATTAAAGGTAATAGTATtgttacaaaaaataatgtcgAAATTGGAAGATTACCAGTTATGTTAAGGAGTGATATATGtgtattaaataataaaaatgaaaatgaattaatgCAATTAGGCGAATGCCCATATGATCCTGGAggatattttattgtaaAAGGTACTGAACGGGTATTATTAATGCAAGAacaattatcaaaaaatcgAATTATTGTTGAAATGgatataaaacataatatatgtgCCACTATTACATCTACTACAGCAGAATCTAAAAGCAGATGTGCtattgtttataaaaataataagttatatttaaaacataattCATTTACAGAAGATATAGGGGTTTGTATTATCCTTCGAGCTATGGGTTATGAAAGTGATCaagaaatatttcaaatgaTTGGATCTcataaaatgtatttaaaTGGCATATTACTTTCtttatatgatttatatacagaaaatataaaaacaaatttagacgcattattatatataggtAAAAAGATTCGACCGAGATTATTAGCTAAAGGGTTTTTTAGTTCAATGAAAGAGAAACAggtaaaaaatgaaaaagatataatCGAAGAGGGCCTAGATTTTTTAAGTCGTGTTTTATTATCACATATACAGcaaaaaagtaaatatgATTTTCGAAACAAAGCTAGATGCATCTGCCTTATGATTAGAAGAGTGTTGGATAGtgcaaataataaaaatgaattagaTGACAAGGATTATTATGGTAATAAAAGATTAGAATTAGCTGGACAATTAATATCATTACTTTTTGaagatttatataaaagattttattttactttaaaaaaacaaattgaTCAAACATTaagtaaatatatgcaaagTAGCTATAACTcgaaattgaaaaataatagtagcATTGgtggaaataataatttctcTGATAATTCTTATCCAGATGTGTTTAGAAATTTACCAAAAGATATCATAACAAGAGGAATGCAAACAGCTATATCTACTGGAAATTGGAACATAAAAAGAtttaaaatggaaaaaagtGGGGTATCTCAAGTTCTTTCTcgtttatcatttattgcATGTATAGGCATGATGACAAGATTGAATTCTCAATTTGAAAAAGGCCGAAAAGTTAGTGGGCCTAGAGCTTTACAACCATCTCAATGGGGAGTACTATGCCCATGTGATACGCCTGAAGGGGAATCATGTGGGTTGGTAAAAAATTTAGCACTAATGACACATGTAACaaatgataatgaaaacAATGAGAACCTAATAGAAATTCTTTATACATTAGGAGTAGAAGATAGTGATAGTTTAACTGGAGAAGAAATGTATAAAGAGggtgttttttttgttgtaTTAAATGGTATATTATTAGGGGTTCATAGAAAACCTCttaaatttatgaaaaGAATTAGATGCTTAAGAAGGTACGGAAAAATAGGAGAATTTGTATCgatatatgataattttttacataatgCAATTTATATATCAACTGATGGGGGAAGATTATGTAGACCATTAATAATTGTCGAAAATGGAAAatctaaattattaaattcaCATATTAAAGCATTAGAATCTGgagaaataaatttttttgatttattaaaaagttCCGTAATAGAATGGATAGATgtaaatgaacaaaataatttattaatagccttaaatgaaaaagatattaatttaaatacaaCACATTTAGAAATTGATCCATTAACAATTTTAGGAGTAGTAGCAGGATTAATACCCTATCCAAACCATAACCAGAGTCCTAGAAATACATATCAATGTGCTATGGGAAAGCAAGCTATAGGTTCTATTGGATATAATCAATTTATTAGATGTGATACACTTTTgtatttgttaatatatcCCCAAAAGCCATTAGTAAAATCTAAAACTAttgaatttattaattttgaaaaactCCCAGCTGGGCAAAATGCAATTGTATCTGTTATGAGTTTTTGTGGATATGATATTGAAGATGCAATAGTTATGAACAAATCATCAATAGATCGAGGATTCGGTAGATGCATGTCTTTAAGAAAACATTTTatagaattaaaaaaatatttcaatgGTTCCAATGACATAGTTCTCCCTTCTCCTCTTTCTATAAGCAAACAACAAcaaatgcaaaaaaaatatggtaAGGAATCAAACGATAACTTAGCAAACGCAAAAGAAGATCCtaaaaaaactataaatagtgaattaaaaaaatatcattcATTAGATGCAGATGGAGTTGTATCTATAggttatttattaaaagagGGCCAAGTATATGTGAATAAATATTCGCCaataaatgtaaaagaTCATGTGAAAGATATTAGCAAATTAGATTTAAATGATTTTAAATTAAGTGAAGTAAAATACAAAAGTGTTTATCCTTCATATGTcgataaaataatatttacaGAAAATGGAGAAGgcttaaaaatatataaaattattatgagACAATCTAGGTTACCAGAATTAGGTGATAAATTTAGTTCACGACATGGACAAAAAGGTGTTGTTGGATTATTGGTAAATCAAGAAGATATGCCATTTACAGAATCAGGAATATGCCCTGATTTAATTATGAACCCTCATGGATTTCCTTCTCGTATGACAGTAGGTAAGCTTCTTGAGCTCGTTTCATCTAAATCGGCTGTTCTAGATGgggaatataaatatggcTCAATTTTTAGTGGAACACCATTTGAAGAAGCAGCTGAAGTTTTGTTTAGATATGGTTTTAATTGGTCATGTaaagaattattatattcagGATTAACAGGAGAGCCATTagaaacatatatatttatgggtccaatatattatcagaaattaaaacatatgGTTCAAGATAAAATACATGCTAGATCTCGAGGGCCTAGGCAATTGTTAACACGGCAGCCAACTGAAGGTCGATCAAAAGAAGGAGGATTGAGGCTTGGTGAAATGGAAAGAGATTGCTTAATTGCATATGGTGTTAGTAACTTATTACTTGAAAGGCTTATGTTAAGTAGTGATGTTTGTGATACTTATATTTGTGAGGATTGCGGAATGATGGGTTATGATTTGTGTTGCacattttgtaaaaaatatgacaaAAATGTCGTTGTCAAAATGCCATATGCCTGTAAGCTTCTTTTCCAGGAGTTACAGACTATGAATGTATTCCCAAAAATTATTGTGAAGgaaacataa